Genomic window (Bacillus vallismortis):
TATCAATGGCTTCCACGATCAGAAATTTACGCTCTTGAAGCGTTTCAATACTGCTTTTAAATGGTTTCTTTAAATTCATACTCAAATGGTAAAGCGTAATTTTCTCTATTTCGATCATAACAGTTCTCCTTTACGCGCATCCTTCAGCTGGTTTCGCAAGAGCTTATTAGACGCATTGCGCGGCAGGCGGTCAAGTTCAAAAAATTTCGCCGGAATTTTATACTTCGCCAAACGTTCTTTGCAGTAGGCGGTCAATTCTTCTGCGCTTACAGGCTTGTGCAGGACAAGATAGGCGTGGGGCACTTTCCCCCATTTTTTGTCCTCAGCCCCTGAAACACCGGCTTCGGCCACAGCAGGGTGTGAAAGCAGCACTGATTCCACCTCAGCCGGATAAATATTTTCTCCGCCTGAGATGATCAGGTCTGAACGCCTGTCTAATACATATAAAAAGCCTTCACTGTCCAAATACCCAAGATCACCTGTTTTCAGCCAGCCATTTTGAAAGGATGCTTCATTTGCGCTCTCCCGGTTAAAATAGCTTTTCATGACATTCGGGCCTTTGACCAAGATCTCACCGTGTTCAAACGGTTCACATGCCTGTCCGTCCCGTTCTATTTTGATCTCACATGAAAACAGCGGTTTACCCGCAGAGCCGAGCTTTTCCATACTGAATTCCGGTGACAGGGCCACAATTTGCGAGCATGTTTCTGTCATTCCATATGACTGAAAGACAGGGAATCCTTTCTCACGGCATTCCTCAAGCAATAGCAGCGGGGCAGGACCTCCGCCTAGCAGAATACATCTGATGGATTCAGGACAGCGGCTTGTTTCGGCCAAAAGACTGGCCAGCATCGTCTGCACTGCAGAAATCATTGTCACTTGATGCCTGTTGATAGAATCCAGCACATCACTTACTGAATAACGCTGGTGAAGCACGACAGCCATTCCGTAGATCACAGATTTAAATAACGCGGACAATCCGCTGATGTGAAAGAGCGGCAATGCGATAAGCCAGCGGTCTTGTTCTGTTATACCCAAATTAAGCGCGGATGACACCGCACTGAAATAATGGTTTCCGAATGTCTGCTGAACCCCCTTGGGCTTGCCTGTCGTACCTGATGTATACATCAGCGTTGCCGTTTCTTCCAATTTCATATAGGCCTGGATTTCAATTTCCTCTGCGGCTTCTTTGGCAAGCTCGTCCACATCAATGATTTGAACGATGTGCTCATAATTTTGCTTGTCAAAGCTTGAATCTGTCAGTAAAAAGCGGGCGTCGGAATCCTCCAGCTGAAACAGCCTTTCATGTGTTGACAGCTTCGTATTCAGAAGCACCGCCTTAACACCAAGCAAAAAACAAGCGTGAACGGCGTATACCATTTCTGCACGGTTTTGGAGCAAAATAGCCGCGGTGTCTCCTTTCCGAACTGAATAAGCAGCAAGCTGCGCTGCCATTCGCTTAGACGCCGCAAACAATTCTGCAAATGTCACGGTTTGGTCTCCATAGATGAGAGCGATTCTCTCAGGTGTCAGCTGGGCCCGCTGCATGAGCCAATTGGGCTGTTCTGTCAGCATGTCATCATCTCCGAGGTAAAATGTCTGTATTGAAAAGAAAACAGCTTGGACCGCAAAGTCTCAAGCTGTTTGTTGACTAAGTATTGCTGATCACGGGAAACGAGGGAACTGTCCGAAATCAGGTTTGCGTTTTTCCTTAAAGGAATCACGGCCTTCTTTTGCTTCATCAGTTGTGTAGTAAAGAAGGGTAGCATCCCCTGCAAACTGCTGAATTCCAGCAAGTCCGTCTGTATCCGCGTTAAACGCAGCTTTAAGAAAGCGCAGTGCGGTCGGGCTTTTTTCAAGCATTTCTTCACACCATTTAATCGTTTCTTCTTCAAGCTGTTCCAAAGGAACGACTGTGTTGACAAGACCCATGTCCAGCGCTTCCTGTGCGTTATACTGACGGCACAGATACCAGATTTCACGGGCTTTTTTATGTCCTACGATTCGAGCCAGATAGCCAGAACCGTAACCAGCGTCAAAGCTTCCCACTTTAGGGCCTGTTTGTCCAAAAATCGCGTTGTCGGCAGCGATTGTCAAGTCACATACGATGTGAAGCACATGGCCTCCGCCGATCGCATATCCGGACACCATCGCGACAACCGGTTTCGGAATGACGCGGATTAAACGCTGAAGATCCAGCACGTTTAAGCGCGGAATTTGGTCGTCTCCTACATAACCGCCGTGACCGCGCACTTTCTGGTCTCCGCCAGAACAGAAGGCTTTGTCTCCGGCACCGGCAAGCACGATAACGCCGACATTTTGATCGTCTCTCGCGCGAGCAAACGCATCAATCATTTCAGCAACCGTTTTAGGAGTAAACGCGTTATGTACCTCAGGGCGGTTGATTGTTATTTTTGCAATACCATTATACGTTTCATACAATATTTCATCGTATGTCCGTTCAGTTTTCCATTCTACAGCCATGATATGACCTCCTCTATTTTTCCATGTGAACCAGTTATAAGCTTGTCAAAAACTCACTCACTATTTTACCAAAAATACGCGGCTGTTCCACATGTACCGTATGTCCG
Coding sequences:
- a CDS encoding o-succinylbenzoate--CoA ligase; amino-acid sequence: MLTEQPNWLMQRAQLTPERIALIYGDQTVTFAELFAASKRMAAQLAAYSVRKGDTAAILLQNRAEMVYAVHACFLLGVKAVLLNTKLSTHERLFQLEDSDARFLLTDSSFDKQNYEHIVQIIDVDELAKEAAEEIEIQAYMKLEETATLMYTSGTTGKPKGVQQTFGNHYFSAVSSALNLGITEQDRWLIALPLFHISGLSALFKSVIYGMAVVLHQRYSVSDVLDSINRHQVTMISAVQTMLASLLAETSRCPESIRCILLGGGPAPLLLLEECREKGFPVFQSYGMTETCSQIVALSPEFSMEKLGSAGKPLFSCEIKIERDGQACEPFEHGEILVKGPNVMKSYFNRESANEASFQNGWLKTGDLGYLDSEGFLYVLDRRSDLIISGGENIYPAEVESVLLSHPAVAEAGVSGAEDKKWGKVPHAYLVLHKPVSAEELTAYCKERLAKYKIPAKFFELDRLPRNASNKLLRNQLKDARKGELL
- the menB gene encoding 1,4-dihydroxy-2-naphthoyl-CoA synthase; its protein translation is MAVEWKTERTYDEILYETYNGIAKITINRPEVHNAFTPKTVAEMIDAFARARDDQNVGVIVLAGAGDKAFCSGGDQKVRGHGGYVGDDQIPRLNVLDLQRLIRVIPKPVVAMVSGYAIGGGHVLHIVCDLTIAADNAIFGQTGPKVGSFDAGYGSGYLARIVGHKKAREIWYLCRQYNAQEALDMGLVNTVVPLEQLEEETIKWCEEMLEKSPTALRFLKAAFNADTDGLAGIQQFAGDATLLYYTTDEAKEGRDSFKEKRKPDFGQFPRFP